A window of the Pelagicoccus enzymogenes genome harbors these coding sequences:
- the tgt gene encoding tRNA guanosine(34) transglycosylase Tgt — MSEHFQLIKKDAETGARRGRLKTLHGAIETPIFMPVGTQATVKGLTPRQIKEDVGAQIILGNTYHLNLRPGSELIRDAGGLHKFMSWDGPILTDSGGFQAFSLAKLSKLTEEGVAFQSHLDGSKVFLGPREVMTIQANLGSDIAMVIDECPPYPCKKDDCVKAVERTTRWAKACKEIATDNGFLGSGHHVFAIAQGSEFEDLRRRSAEELAELDFPGYAIGGVSVGEPEPEMLKQVRATAPFLPEDKPRYTMGLGTPPQMLKMIAAGVDMFDCVLPSRVARNGAFFTPDGMKNIRNSRFATDLKPLVVGMENYTCRNFTRAYLRHLTMAKEMLSCTLLTLHNLHFYLNLMEQARARIEAGDFSRWSASWIERYEAGEKGEG; from the coding sequence ATGAGCGAACATTTCCAGCTGATCAAAAAGGATGCCGAAACGGGGGCCCGCCGCGGCCGTCTGAAGACCTTGCACGGCGCGATCGAGACGCCGATTTTCATGCCGGTGGGCACGCAGGCGACGGTGAAGGGTTTGACCCCTCGCCAGATCAAGGAGGATGTGGGGGCTCAGATTATTCTTGGGAACACTTATCACTTGAACCTGCGTCCTGGTTCCGAGCTGATTCGCGATGCGGGCGGCTTGCATAAGTTTATGAGCTGGGACGGGCCGATCTTGACGGACAGCGGCGGCTTTCAGGCCTTCAGCTTGGCGAAGTTGAGCAAGCTGACGGAGGAGGGGGTCGCCTTCCAGTCGCACTTGGATGGATCGAAGGTATTCTTGGGGCCGAGGGAAGTGATGACGATCCAGGCGAACCTGGGGTCCGATATCGCTATGGTGATCGACGAGTGTCCGCCGTATCCATGCAAGAAGGACGATTGCGTGAAGGCGGTGGAGCGCACCACGCGTTGGGCGAAGGCTTGCAAGGAGATCGCGACGGACAACGGATTCTTGGGATCGGGGCATCATGTTTTTGCGATCGCTCAAGGATCGGAATTCGAGGACTTGCGGCGTCGTTCGGCGGAAGAGTTGGCGGAGCTCGATTTTCCTGGCTACGCGATTGGCGGTGTAAGCGTGGGCGAGCCGGAGCCGGAAATGCTCAAGCAGGTGCGGGCGACGGCTCCCTTCTTGCCGGAAGACAAGCCGCGTTATACCATGGGATTGGGCACGCCTCCGCAGATGTTGAAGATGATCGCGGCCGGAGTGGACATGTTTGACTGCGTGTTGCCGAGTCGGGTCGCTCGCAATGGCGCGTTTTTCACGCCTGATGGAATGAAGAACATTCGCAACTCGCGTTTCGCCACGGATCTCAAGCCGCTGGTGGTGGGCATGGAAAACTACACCTGCCGGAACTTTACGCGGGCTTACCTGCGCCATCTCACCATGGCGAAGGAGATGTTGAGCTGCACGCTTTTGACCCTGCACAACTTGCATTTCTACTTGAACCTGATGGAGCAGGCTCGCGCCCGCATCGAAGCGGGTGACTTTTCTCGTTGGAGCGCGAGTTGGATCGAACGCTACGAAGCGGGCGAGAAGGGTGAGGGATAG
- a CDS encoding anthranilate synthase component II, producing the protein MLLVIDNYDSFTFNLVQYFGTLGVEQRVFRNDQITVEEALALQPERVLISPGPCSPSEAGVSIAMIEAFAGKVPLFGVCLGHQSIGQHFGGKVVRADRLMHGKTSPISHNGKDLFKGLPQGLQATRYHSLIVERESFPACLEITAETAEGEIMGLRHRELPIWGVQFHPESIATQNGMEILKNFLTL; encoded by the coding sequence ATGCTGCTTGTCATCGACAACTACGATTCCTTCACCTTCAACCTCGTCCAGTACTTCGGTACGCTCGGCGTCGAGCAGCGCGTCTTCCGCAACGACCAAATCACCGTCGAAGAAGCCCTAGCCCTCCAACCCGAGCGGGTTCTCATCTCGCCCGGCCCCTGTTCCCCGTCGGAAGCCGGCGTATCCATCGCCATGATCGAGGCCTTCGCCGGCAAGGTGCCCCTCTTCGGCGTGTGCCTCGGGCACCAGTCCATCGGACAGCACTTCGGAGGAAAAGTCGTCCGGGCCGACCGCCTCATGCACGGCAAGACCTCCCCCATCAGCCACAACGGCAAAGACCTCTTCAAAGGCCTCCCCCAAGGCCTGCAGGCCACCCGCTACCACTCCCTAATCGTCGAGCGAGAAAGCTTCCCAGCTTGCCTCGAGATCACCGCCGAGACCGCCGAAGGCGAAATCATGGGACTGCGACACCGCGAGCTCCCCATCTGGGGCGTTCAATTCCACCCCGAATCCATCGCCACACAAAACGGGATGGAAATCCTCAAGAACTTCCTCACACTCTGA
- the nrdR gene encoding transcriptional regulator NrdR → MRCPKCGSELDKVIDSRASKDGSTIRRRRECLDCSHRFSTTEQILRENLYVTKRDGRREDFDKAKIIYSLRRACQKRPVAAEQINMLVEDMIDSLESEFGMEFPSSAIGEKVLSNLKAIDPIAYIRFASVYKDFKNLDEFLDEIGDLNTPKIL, encoded by the coding sequence ATGAGATGCCCCAAGTGCGGATCTGAGCTGGACAAAGTCATCGACTCCCGCGCCTCCAAGGACGGCTCCACCATCCGCCGGAGACGCGAATGCCTCGACTGTTCTCACCGCTTCTCAACCACCGAGCAAATCCTCCGCGAAAACCTCTACGTCACCAAGCGAGACGGACGACGCGAAGACTTCGACAAGGCCAAGATCATCTACTCCCTCCGCCGCGCCTGCCAAAAACGCCCCGTCGCCGCCGAGCAGATCAACATGCTCGTGGAAGACATGATCGACTCCCTCGAGTCCGAGTTCGGCATGGAATTCCCCTCCTCCGCCATAGGCGAAAAAGTCCTCTCCAATCTCAAAGCCATCGACCCCATCGCCTACATCCGCTTCGCCTCCGTCTACAAAGACTTCAAAAACCTCGACGAATTCCTCGACGAAATCGGAGACCTCAACACCCCAAAAATCCTGTAG
- a CDS encoding histidine triad nucleotide-binding protein, whose translation MSEKTIFQKIIDREIPATIEHEDEQCIVIHDISPQAPTHLLLIPKKRIVRIGEATPEDTQLLGHLMAQIPLLAQKLGWSDGFRTVINNGPYGGEAVPHLHIHLLAGRQMAWPPG comes from the coding sequence ATGTCCGAAAAGACCATCTTCCAAAAAATAATCGACCGCGAAATCCCCGCCACCATCGAGCACGAAGACGAGCAATGCATCGTCATCCACGACATCTCGCCCCAAGCCCCCACCCACCTCCTGCTCATCCCCAAGAAACGCATCGTCCGCATCGGAGAAGCCACCCCCGAAGACACCCAACTCCTCGGCCACCTCATGGCCCAAATCCCCCTGCTCGCCCAAAAACTCGGCTGGAGCGACGGATTCCGCACCGTCATCAACAACGGTCCCTACGGCGGCGAAGCCGTCCCCCACCTCCACATCCACCTGCTCGCCGGACGCCAAATGGCCTGGCCCCCCGGCTGA
- a CDS encoding 2-dehydropantoate 2-reductase, whose amino-acid sequence MPSIAIIGPGAIGGTLASLLLENSDNKVSICARTPFEQLQVTAAGQTTTRDVTVHTDSTATSPVDWILLATKTYQVPQAANWFPCLSGPHTRIAVVQNGVEHLANLTPYFPSERIVPVIIDCPAERRSHGQIVRHGDVRIDIPDTENAVAFAKLFTDPAVKANLTTDWTSAAWRKLCINAAGAISALVNQPANVAATPQAAAIMEALIRETIAVGRAEGATLDESIIPTIIANAAAAPAGSMNSLHADLVARRPMEWDSRNGVIARLGQIHGIPTPYNQMAAQILSLLESNP is encoded by the coding sequence ATGCCCAGCATCGCAATCATCGGTCCCGGCGCCATCGGCGGCACCCTCGCTTCCCTCCTCCTCGAAAACTCGGACAACAAAGTCTCAATTTGCGCCCGCACCCCCTTCGAGCAGCTCCAAGTCACCGCCGCCGGTCAAACAACCACCCGAGACGTCACCGTCCACACCGACTCCACCGCGACGTCCCCTGTGGATTGGATCCTCCTCGCGACCAAAACCTACCAAGTTCCCCAAGCCGCCAACTGGTTCCCCTGCTTGTCCGGTCCCCACACACGCATAGCCGTTGTGCAAAACGGCGTCGAACACCTCGCCAACCTCACCCCCTACTTTCCCTCCGAACGCATCGTCCCCGTCATCATCGATTGTCCCGCCGAACGCAGAAGCCACGGCCAAATCGTGCGCCACGGCGACGTCCGTATCGACATTCCCGATACCGAAAACGCTGTCGCCTTCGCCAAACTCTTCACCGACCCCGCCGTAAAGGCAAACCTCACCACCGACTGGACCTCCGCGGCCTGGCGAAAGCTCTGCATCAACGCCGCCGGAGCCATTTCCGCCCTCGTCAACCAACCCGCCAACGTCGCCGCCACTCCCCAAGCCGCAGCCATCATGGAAGCCCTCATTCGCGAAACCATCGCCGTCGGCCGCGCCGAGGGAGCCACCCTCGACGAATCCATCATCCCCACCATCATAGCCAACGCCGCAGCCGCCCCCGCCGGCTCCATGAACTCACTCCACGCCGACCTCGTCGCCCGACGCCCCATGGAGTGGGACTCCCGCAACGGAGTCATCGCCCGCCTCGGCCAAATCCACGGCATTCCCACCCCCTACAACCAAATGGCCGCCCAAATCCTCTCCCTCCTCGAATCAAATCCGTAG
- a CDS encoding peptidase U32 family protein — protein MSATTTPSATTTAYPAGVASPHVEILAPAGCYPSLQAAIDSGADSVYFGLAQLNMRARSRRSFHLKDLEEIMIRCHAAGIRGYLTLNTLLYDHDLKLCYALLEEAARQNVDAVIASDMACILKARELGLEVHLSTQLSVSNYQSFKFYAQFCDRIVLARELNLSMIRKIRQQILAEDLRGPSGRPVEIEAFAHGALCIAVSGRCGMSLYTDNASANRGACTQNCRKEYKVIDQESGKELLVDNHYVMSPNDICTIDFLDQVLEAGVHTLKLEGRGRSPEYVSTVTAAYRRGVDAIQSDTFDQPLVAELNDDLKKVYHRGHSSGYYLGREQGWSMAHGTKATRQKIQAGRVTHYYSKLGVAEITASGPIASGQEYLIIGDTTGVVKGTLETLRLDDSTTAKQVSNGQVFSIQVDAKVRQNDKFFLHLPA, from the coding sequence ATGAGCGCCACCACCACACCCTCCGCGACCACCACCGCCTATCCCGCTGGCGTCGCCTCTCCTCACGTCGAAATCCTCGCTCCCGCCGGCTGCTACCCATCCCTGCAAGCCGCCATCGACTCCGGGGCCGACTCCGTCTACTTCGGCCTCGCCCAGCTCAACATGCGGGCCCGTTCCCGCCGCTCTTTCCACCTCAAGGACCTCGAGGAAATCATGATCCGCTGCCATGCTGCCGGCATTCGCGGCTACCTCACCCTCAATACCCTCCTCTACGACCACGATCTCAAGCTCTGCTACGCCCTGCTCGAAGAAGCCGCCCGCCAGAATGTCGACGCCGTCATCGCCTCCGACATGGCCTGCATCCTCAAAGCCCGCGAACTCGGCCTCGAAGTCCACCTCTCCACCCAACTCTCCGTCTCCAACTACCAGTCCTTCAAGTTCTACGCCCAATTCTGCGACCGCATCGTGCTCGCCCGAGAGCTCAATCTATCCATGATCCGCAAGATCCGTCAGCAAATCCTCGCCGAGGATCTTCGCGGACCTTCCGGGCGCCCCGTCGAAATCGAAGCCTTCGCCCACGGAGCCCTCTGCATCGCCGTCTCCGGACGCTGCGGCATGTCCCTCTACACCGACAACGCATCCGCCAACCGCGGCGCTTGCACCCAAAACTGCCGCAAGGAATACAAAGTGATCGACCAAGAATCCGGCAAGGAACTCCTCGTCGACAACCACTACGTCATGTCGCCCAACGACATCTGCACCATCGACTTCCTCGACCAAGTTCTCGAAGCCGGCGTGCACACCCTCAAGCTCGAGGGCCGCGGCCGCTCCCCCGAGTACGTCTCCACTGTAACCGCCGCCTACCGACGCGGAGTCGACGCCATCCAGTCAGACACCTTCGACCAACCCCTCGTCGCCGAACTCAACGACGACCTCAAAAAAGTCTATCACCGCGGCCATTCCTCCGGCTACTACCTCGGCCGGGAGCAAGGCTGGTCCATGGCCCACGGTACCAAAGCCACCCGCCAAAAAATCCAAGCGGGCCGCGTCACTCACTACTACAGCAAGCTCGGCGTCGCCGAAATCACCGCCAGCGGCCCCATTGCCTCCGGTCAAGAATATCTAATAATTGGAGACACCACCGGCGTCGTAAAAGGCACCCTCGAAACCCTTCGTCTCGACGATTCAACTACAGCAAAACAAGTAAGCAACGGCCAAGTCTTCTCCATCCAAGTCGACGCCAAAGTCCGTCAAAACGACAAATTCTTTTTGCATCTGCCAGCCTAG
- a CDS encoding ferredoxin has protein sequence MLTIKHKRLECIGCAFCAEVAPNYWHMDEEGLAQLHQVLDTDEPFEIGQGFEEDRESLKEAAFHCPVSIIKLEG, from the coding sequence ATGCTCACCATCAAACACAAGCGACTCGAATGCATCGGCTGCGCCTTCTGCGCCGAAGTCGCCCCCAACTATTGGCACATGGACGAAGAAGGCCTCGCCCAGCTGCACCAAGTTTTGGATACAGACGAGCCCTTCGAGATCGGCCAAGGCTTCGAGGAAGACCGCGAGTCCCTAAAAGAAGCCGCCTTCCACTGCCCCGTCTCCATCATCAAGCTCGAAGGTTAG
- a CDS encoding glycerophosphodiester phosphodiesterase family protein → MLSRFNTLIFFSTLAYLSMQASPTSPAPQLPLIVAHRGASADAPENTLPAFRLAWKQGADAIEGDFHLTRDKRIICIHNSTTGKYANKSLTVRKTKLADLQALVPAPHQFPTLAEVIATVPPDKKLYIEIKSSRQIVRPLLKEIDASGISPQQVVVIAFSGRVIKKLKSQRPSLKAVLLATPRYRSKARTLEPAPEQLLEAIKRTGADGVSLYAHPDIDAAYTQPFLDAGLELHVWTVDAPETAKKWTDLGALSLTTNKPATLRQSLGL, encoded by the coding sequence ATGCTAAGCCGCTTCAACACGCTAATCTTCTTCTCCACGCTCGCCTACCTCTCCATGCAAGCCTCCCCCACGTCCCCAGCTCCCCAACTTCCCCTCATCGTCGCCCACCGAGGAGCCTCCGCCGACGCCCCCGAAAACACATTGCCCGCTTTCAGGCTCGCATGGAAGCAAGGAGCCGACGCCATCGAAGGAGACTTCCACCTGACGCGCGACAAGCGTATCATTTGCATCCATAATTCAACTACAGGAAAATACGCCAACAAAAGCCTCACCGTCCGCAAAACCAAACTTGCCGACCTGCAAGCCCTCGTTCCCGCCCCCCATCAATTCCCCACCCTTGCCGAGGTCATCGCCACCGTACCACCGGACAAGAAACTCTACATCGAAATCAAAAGCAGTCGGCAAATCGTCCGCCCCCTCCTCAAAGAGATCGACGCCTCCGGCATCTCCCCTCAGCAAGTCGTCGTCATCGCCTTCAGCGGACGCGTCATCAAGAAGCTGAAGAGCCAGCGTCCCTCCCTCAAGGCCGTCCTGCTCGCCACCCCCCGCTACCGATCCAAAGCCCGCACCCTCGAGCCGGCGCCAGAGCAGCTCCTCGAAGCCATCAAGCGTACCGGCGCCGACGGGGTCAGCCTCTACGCCCACCCCGACATCGATGCGGCCTACACCCAGCCCTTCCTTGACGCCGGACTCGAACTCCACGTCTGGACCGTCGACGCTCCCGAAACCGCCAAAAAATGGACCGACCTCGGAGCCCTCTCCCTCACCACAAACAAACCCGCCACGCTCCGCCAATCTCTCGGACTATAA
- the gpmI gene encoding 2,3-bisphosphoglycerate-independent phosphoglycerate mutase, translating to MSEAKKPVLLVIRDGWGANHNADQNAYNAVKLADTPVSDMLSAKWPRTELAACGLDVGVPDGIMGNSEVGHQNIGAGRIVDQEIVRITKAFKDGAVTGNKALEGAFAKAKSGGKLHYMGIASDAGVHGLLEHLYGLVEEAKKAGVEQVYVHLFMDGRDTPPSSGKGFAEQCEAKLAEIGLGKIASVCGRFWCMDRDERWDRVGRAYNMLTGKEGDKAKSAPAAIQNYYDNPTSDSNIGDEFVPPTWIVDENDQPIATIGNGDAVVFYNYRGDRPRELAKAFIQDDFDGFDRGEKLDLFFVAMTEWQKGLCENVVFYKPEKMKNVLGAYLADKGLTQFRSAETEKFPHVTFFFNDYREEPFPGEDRGMAKSPKVATYDLQPEMSADEVTQLVKDAILSCKYDFVLVNYANPDMVGHTGNLEAVKKACAKVDEGIGILLEAIDKTGGKALVTADHGNADQLWDPTVDGPHTAHTLNKVEAVVYGAGLEGKELVNDGDRRLADIAPTILAMMGLEKPAEMTGINLIKD from the coding sequence ATGAGCGAAGCGAAAAAACCTGTACTCCTCGTCATCCGTGACGGATGGGGAGCCAACCACAACGCGGACCAAAACGCATACAACGCGGTCAAGCTCGCGGACACCCCCGTCTCCGACATGCTCTCCGCCAAGTGGCCGCGCACCGAACTCGCCGCCTGCGGCCTCGACGTCGGCGTGCCCGACGGCATCATGGGCAACTCCGAAGTCGGCCACCAGAACATCGGAGCCGGACGCATCGTCGACCAGGAGATCGTTCGCATCACCAAAGCCTTCAAGGACGGCGCCGTCACCGGCAACAAGGCCCTCGAGGGCGCCTTCGCCAAGGCCAAGTCCGGCGGCAAGCTCCACTACATGGGCATCGCCTCCGACGCCGGCGTGCACGGCTTGCTCGAACACCTCTACGGTCTCGTGGAAGAAGCCAAGAAGGCGGGCGTCGAACAAGTATACGTCCACCTCTTCATGGACGGTCGCGACACCCCGCCCTCTTCTGGCAAAGGCTTCGCCGAGCAGTGCGAAGCGAAGCTCGCCGAGATCGGCCTCGGAAAAATAGCCTCCGTTTGCGGACGCTTCTGGTGCATGGACCGCGACGAGCGCTGGGACCGCGTGGGACGCGCCTACAACATGCTCACCGGCAAGGAAGGCGACAAAGCCAAGTCCGCCCCCGCCGCCATCCAGAACTACTACGACAACCCCACATCCGACTCGAACATCGGCGACGAGTTCGTCCCCCCAACTTGGATCGTCGACGAAAACGACCAGCCGATTGCCACCATCGGCAACGGCGACGCGGTCGTCTTCTACAACTACCGCGGCGATCGTCCCCGCGAGTTGGCCAAGGCTTTCATCCAGGACGACTTCGACGGTTTCGACCGCGGCGAAAAACTGGATCTCTTCTTCGTGGCCATGACCGAATGGCAAAAGGGCCTCTGCGAAAACGTGGTTTTCTATAAGCCCGAGAAGATGAAGAACGTGCTCGGCGCCTACCTCGCCGACAAGGGCCTCACCCAGTTCCGCTCCGCCGAAACCGAGAAGTTCCCGCACGTCACCTTCTTCTTCAACGACTACCGCGAAGAGCCTTTCCCCGGCGAAGACCGCGGCATGGCCAAGTCTCCCAAGGTCGCGACCTACGACCTGCAGCCAGAGATGTCCGCCGACGAAGTCACCCAGCTCGTCAAGGACGCCATCCTCTCCTGCAAGTACGACTTCGTCCTCGTCAACTACGCCAACCCCGACATGGTCGGCCACACCGGCAACCTCGAAGCCGTCAAGAAGGCTTGCGCCAAGGTCGACGAAGGCATCGGCATCCTGCTCGAGGCCATCGACAAGACCGGCGGCAAGGCCCTCGTCACCGCCGACCACGGCAACGCCGACCAGCTTTGGGATCCCACCGTCGACGGCCCGCACACCGCCCACACTCTCAACAAGGTGGAAGCAGTGGTCTACGGAGCAGGCCTCGAAGGCAAGGAGCTCGTCAACGACGGCGACCGTCGCCTCGCCGACATCGCTCCCACCATCCTCGCCATGATGGGCCTCGAAAAGCCCGCCGAGATGACCGGCATCAACCTCATCAAAGACTAG
- a CDS encoding pyridoxal phosphate-dependent aminotransferase, whose amino-acid sequence MKKMSNPVERRFRSWVMPVAIAGSLLTSSLVGQPAPTLENSPVRLSSNENAFGYTPNAKMAMMKALESGSYYNRNDVNELEALCAKKEGVTTDYILTTAGSGPLLMMTALAYAEPGANVVTTAMGYTQLVRKFEARGGDVKYAPLSEDMGYDFAALKAEIDENTKIVYICNPNNPTGVLADSGELKQFVMSIPNDILVFVDEAYLELADTNFALATCAPLAKLKKNVIVTRTFSKSYGLAGFRIGYAVAHPDILEKISVYHMGAPSYLAAIAASEAIKDKEHLATNVKNYQTVRKYVTDSFDKLGIKYAKPDGAFVYFNSGIDQQVLRDTMAENGILISGSRVSGAPESQYADWSRVSIGTKPQMDEFLSLLGGLVAKK is encoded by the coding sequence ATGAAAAAGATGTCTAATCCCGTCGAAAGACGATTCCGCAGCTGGGTTATGCCGGTTGCTATTGCCGGATCGCTGCTTACAAGCTCGCTTGTAGGCCAGCCTGCTCCGACGCTTGAGAACAGCCCTGTGCGTCTCAGCAGTAACGAAAATGCCTTCGGCTACACTCCCAACGCCAAGATGGCGATGATGAAGGCCCTCGAAAGCGGCAGCTACTACAACCGCAACGACGTAAACGAGCTCGAAGCGCTTTGCGCCAAGAAGGAGGGAGTGACGACCGATTACATCCTCACGACTGCCGGTTCGGGTCCGCTCCTCATGATGACGGCCTTGGCCTACGCGGAGCCGGGAGCCAATGTGGTGACTACGGCGATGGGTTACACGCAGTTGGTGCGCAAGTTCGAGGCCCGCGGCGGAGACGTGAAGTACGCGCCGCTCAGCGAGGACATGGGCTACGACTTTGCAGCCTTGAAGGCCGAGATCGACGAGAACACCAAGATCGTCTACATCTGCAATCCGAACAATCCGACCGGCGTGCTCGCCGACTCGGGGGAGCTGAAGCAGTTCGTAATGAGCATTCCCAACGATATTCTTGTCTTCGTGGACGAGGCGTACCTCGAGCTTGCGGACACGAACTTCGCTCTCGCGACCTGCGCTCCGTTGGCTAAGCTCAAGAAGAACGTCATCGTCACGCGCACCTTCTCCAAAAGCTATGGTTTGGCTGGCTTCCGCATCGGTTATGCGGTGGCCCATCCCGACATCCTCGAGAAGATCAGCGTGTACCACATGGGAGCTCCCAGCTACTTGGCGGCTATCGCTGCCTCGGAAGCGATCAAGGACAAGGAGCACCTCGCGACGAACGTGAAGAACTACCAAACGGTTCGCAAGTACGTCACGGATTCCTTCGACAAGCTGGGCATCAAGTATGCCAAGCCAGACGGCGCCTTTGTCTACTTCAACTCCGGCATCGACCAGCAAGTGCTGCGAGACACCATGGCCGAGAACGGTATCTTGATCAGCGGTTCCCGCGTTTCGGGCGCTCCGGAAAGCCAGTACGCTGATTGGTCGCGCGTGAGTATCGGAACGAAACCGCAGATGGACGAGTTCCTGAGCTTGCTCGGAGGCTTGGTCGCCAAGAAGTAA
- a CDS encoding tetratricopeptide repeat protein, whose protein sequence is MKTRSYFKTLAAAATLLTSALHAQVYDLKEQSFDNPEFRAQFAKSYVAQSETNPNITAEEKGLFDEIVPLIGSDPKAAIARLSTAVGPDNSAAFDYILGNLYYQEGQTQKSVEAYKKAIKKFPNYAQAYYNMGRAYVAQGDYANALKGLQKSLSMMTGDGTMYGLIGYCYLNMDKPSTALDAYKVAIMLAPDSKDWKLGQLQCLIALDRSQEAIGLLYEFIKDEPNKADWWKLQANQFLALDERAKAAANLTVVKDLGKADGASLALLGDLLVNEGLVEPAVESYIEAMSLGGARPARIIEVVNSLIYMDQLGSAKTLLSKLETIMSSSLSESQEMSVLNVKARLAMQEDDTDGAAGFLADLVKKDPLNGGALLSLSELEKKRGDLAKAEYYAENASKIDGYSHQAYIALAQLNVGKRDYAAAAKYLREAQQIDPKDYVADYLLRIEQAALRM, encoded by the coding sequence ATGAAAACACGTTCCTACTTTAAGACACTTGCCGCGGCAGCCACGCTGCTGACCTCGGCCCTGCACGCTCAGGTTTACGATCTCAAAGAGCAATCGTTCGACAACCCCGAGTTCCGAGCCCAATTTGCGAAGAGCTATGTCGCTCAGTCCGAGACAAATCCAAATATCACTGCCGAAGAGAAAGGCCTCTTCGACGAGATTGTACCTCTTATCGGATCTGATCCCAAGGCGGCGATCGCGAGGCTGTCCACTGCGGTGGGGCCTGACAACAGCGCTGCCTTCGACTACATCCTGGGCAACCTCTATTATCAGGAAGGACAGACCCAGAAGTCGGTCGAGGCTTACAAGAAGGCTATCAAGAAGTTCCCGAACTACGCGCAAGCCTATTACAACATGGGTCGCGCCTACGTCGCACAAGGGGACTACGCGAACGCATTGAAGGGATTGCAGAAGTCACTCTCCATGATGACGGGTGACGGCACGATGTATGGGTTGATTGGATACTGTTATCTCAATATGGATAAGCCATCCACTGCCCTGGATGCTTACAAGGTTGCCATCATGCTCGCTCCGGACAGCAAGGACTGGAAGCTGGGGCAGTTGCAATGCTTGATTGCCTTGGATCGGTCCCAGGAGGCGATTGGCCTCTTGTACGAATTTATCAAGGACGAACCCAACAAGGCCGACTGGTGGAAGCTGCAGGCAAATCAGTTCCTCGCTCTCGACGAGCGCGCCAAGGCCGCTGCCAACCTCACGGTCGTCAAAGACCTCGGCAAGGCGGACGGAGCATCCCTCGCGCTGTTGGGAGACTTGCTGGTCAACGAAGGTTTGGTCGAGCCCGCCGTAGAGAGTTACATCGAAGCGATGTCGCTGGGTGGGGCGCGTCCCGCTCGTATTATAGAAGTGGTTAATTCCCTGATCTACATGGATCAGCTAGGGAGCGCCAAGACCTTGCTCTCCAAGCTGGAAACCATCATGTCCTCCAGCTTGAGCGAGTCTCAAGAGATGAGCGTGCTCAACGTGAAGGCTCGCCTCGCAATGCAGGAAGACGATACGGATGGAGCTGCCGGGTTCTTGGCAGATCTGGTAAAGAAGGATCCTCTCAATGGAGGAGCGTTGCTCTCCCTCAGCGAGTTGGAGAAGAAGCGCGGCGATTTGGCTAAAGCCGAATACTATGCGGAAAACGCGTCCAAGATCGATGGATACTCTCACCAAGCTTATATCGCTCTCGCCCAGTTGAACGTCGGCAAACGCGACTATGCTGCAGCTGCCAAATACCTTCGCGAAGCTCAGCAAATCGATCCCAAGGACTACGTTGCTGACTACCTGCTGCGTATCGAACAAGCAGCCCTGAGAATGTAG